The Paenibacillus mucilaginosus 3016 genome includes the window TTCATCGGCACTTCGATCGACTTCGGAATCAGGCCTGAGAACACCTGGAGCAGGGTCGACTTGCCGCAGCCGCTCGGTCCGAGCAGCAGCACCTTCTGCCCGCGCGGCACTTCCAGTGTCAAATCGTCGAAAAGCAGCGGGGCGCTGCCCGGGAACTTCAGCCGCAGTCCCGTTACCGAGACGGCAGGCTCCTGTTCCTGAGCGGACGGCCCCCCGCTGCCATGCGCTGTGTGCGTATCCGCTGCGTTCATCAGAGTGTCTTCTTCCTGTCCAGTGCCTGGTAATCGAGACTGCTCGCCGGACGCACGAGCTGGGTAACCCCGGTTTTTTCCAGTGCCTTCACGATCACATAAGCCAGCGGCCCGGTAATCACGAACGCGCCCACGAGGCGGAATACGATATAAAGCATCAGGTTCCAGCTTTGAAGCTCCGCGAGGTACAGCTTGAAGTAATCATAGACAATGGAGCCGACGCCGGAAGCCGCACCCGCCAGACCCGCGATCAGAGCCGTGTGCCGCTTATAGCCTGCAGCTGCGAAGACCAGCTCGGCCAGCAGCCCCTGCACCAGTCCGTACGTGAAAGCTTCCACGCCGTATTGGGAGCCCATGATCATCTCACCGGAAGCGGCGGCAGCTTCAGCGAGGAAGGCCACGCCGGGCTTTCTCAGAATCAGGAAAGCCACGGTGCCGGCAATGAACCACATGCCGTATCCGAGCTGCTCCAGCTGCAGACCCGGGATCTTGAGGACGTTGTACACATCGCCCCACAAACGGTAGATCACGGCGAAGACAACGGCTATGACGACCGTGACGAGAATATCCGTCAATTTCAAACCTTTGGACAAATGAATCCACTCCTTAAAATATAATGGAAGAAGCCGGGGCGATGCCGAAGCGGACAAGGAGCGGGGGGAATGACGGATGCCGGTATACAGCAAAAAAAGCCGCCCCCGTTGCTCGGAAGCGGCTTTGTAAGCACATGAGTAAACTAACAGCGTGCTACGCTCTCCACTTCCCTACGCTGGTATCATCCAGATCAGGTTCAGAGGGTTTAGGACCTATTGGTCCAATCTCAGCCTGTGCGGCTCCCCTAGTGACATTTCCCATCTTATCACGAAAGACCCGTTTGTCAATCCATTTTACGCATTCTGAAGATTTCAATAAAAATCCATGGAACCCCTAGCCTTCTCTTCCGGATTCTGGTACACTAGTCCTTGCTCGCTCTTTACGGATTCTGCATGAGTCAGAGAGTATTCATCTTGTGCTGCGGCATCTGCCATTGGAAGCGCTATCTTTAAAGAGAAAGAAGGAACGCGACGAATGAACGAAACCGTAACCGTACCGATTGAATCTACTCCTATTCTGCTTGGGCTCACTGCCGAGATGGTGTCGAACTGCACCTACTGCACGATGATCTCCTCCGACCCCGGGTACCGTACCCCTGTCTCCTGCACCAAGCTGTCCGGCTCCTGCTGCCCCATCCTCGTCAACCTCGCCACCTGCCTGACCTGCGGCGAGTACAAGAATGCATGCGGGAACGGCGGGGCATCCGCCGAAGGGACAGACGCTTTCTAAGCAGCAAGCCAGCCCTGATCCGGAGCATGGAATCCGTAACCGACATTGACGTTTGTCTTCATGACACTTGCATATAGGCCGCTTCGGCACGTTCCTCAGCCTCCGGGTGGAGGCTTTTCGTGCTGTCCGGCCGCGTTTCTTTGTTGATTTGTGTCCTCTCTTATGTCAAGATAAGCGTTAGATTACCGAATACTTACATCCAAAGAAACAGGTGAATCCAGAAGCATGAAGATATCGTTCTTTCGGCTGCTGACCGAGCTGTCGTCCCGCAAATCGGTGTCGCAGCTCACCGGCGCTTTTGCCAAGTCCAGGGCCTCCCGCTCCCTGATCCCCCGCTTTGCCAAGACTTACGGCATTCCGCTGGAGGATGCGGAGAAGGCCGTCCATGAATACGTCTCGCTCAACGACTTCTTCACCCGGCGCCTGAAGAGCGGCCTGCGGCCCATCGACGCTTCGCCGGAGACGATGGTCTCCCCCGTGGACGCGCTGATCACCGGGATGGGGCCGATCAAGGAAGGCTCGATCCTGAACGTGAAGGGACAGGACTACACGATCGAGGAACTGCTCAATCACAGTCCGCGGATGATCAATTATAAGAACGGCTTCTATTATGTGCTCTATCTCAGCCCGACCGACTACCACCGGATCCATTCGCCCGTGGACGGAACGATCATCGAGAAGGAGCATGTGCCGGGCAAGGTGTACCCGGTCAACGACTTCGGTTTGAAGCATATGCGCCGCGTGCTGAGCCGCAACGAGCGGCTGATCACCTACGTGGAGCATGAAGGCGGAGAAGTGGCGGTCGTCAAGGTCGGCGCGCTCAACGTGGCTTCGATCCAATACGTCGCCCCCCTGCCGGACCTGCTCGAACGCGGCGGCGAGCTCGCCTACTTCGAATTCGGCTCCACCGTGGTGCTGCTGACGGAGACCGGCACCTTCGAGAGCCGCAGCGACCTTCAGGTGGGCAGCAAGGTCCGGATGGGCGAGAAGCTCGGCTCCTTCAAGCGCCGCGGCTGATCATCCAAATGTAGTTTATAAACGCAGGCGCATGCTCGGGAGCTGCGCCTGCGGTGATTTTAGGCGGGTCCGCCCGCCGCTGGCATGAACAGCCGAGAGCCTCTTGCCAGGTGCCAGTGCCCAAATGACCGAGAGGAGCCCTGACCATGCAGCTTCAAACCGGGGCCGCCGCGGGACCTGCCGCGAAACCGGCACCGCAGCCGGATGTGCGGCCGACCTTATTCCGTATCCTGTTCGCGATCTCGCTCGTCCATTTGTTCAATGACACGATCCAGTCCGTCATTCCCGCGATTCTGCCGATCATCAAGGATTCGATGCAGCTCTCTTACATGCAGGCGGGGATCATCGTCTTCGCGCTCAACATGACCGCTTCGGTGATGCAGCCTGTCGTCGGGCTGTATTCGGACCGGAAGCCCATGCCGTATATGCTGCCGCTCGGGATGGGCCTCACCTTCTTCGGCGTGCTGGGGCTGGCGCTTGCCCCGAACTATGCGCTTGTGCTCGTATCTGTCCTGCTCATCGGTCTCGGCTCGGCCGTCTTCCATCCGGAGGGCTCCCGAGTGGCCTATATGGCCGGCGGCTCAAGGCGCGGTCTGGCCCAATCGATCTTCCAGGTCGGCGGCAACACCGGCCAATCGCTCGCTTCCATTATGACCGCCCTGGTCTTCGTGCCGCTCGGCCAGTTCGGGGCGATCTGGTTTACGGCCGTCGCGGGTCTGGCCATTGTAGTCCAGATGTACATCTCCCGGTGGTATGCCGGATACCTCAAGGCCCATCCGAGACCGGCCAAGTCGGCCGCCGCCCGCCGGATCGATCCGCTGAGGAGCCGACTAATCAAGTTCGCCGTCGGTATGCTGATCTTCCTGGTCTTCGCGAGATCCTGGTACCATGCGGGGATTACGATTTATTATCCGTTCTATCTTATGGATAAGTTCACCATTACGCTGGAGCGCGCCCAGCTGTTCATCTTCCTGTTCACGGCCGCCGGCGTGCTGAGCACCTTCCTAGGAGGGCCGATCTCAGACAAGATCGGCCGGCGCAACGTTATCTTCTTCTCGATGCTGGGCTCCGCCCCTCTGGCGCTGGTGCTGCCTTACGCCAATGAGTTCTGGACGTATGTCATCCTGCTCGTCAACGGCTTCATCATTCTCTCGAGCTTCTCCGTAACCGTCGTCTATGCCCAGGAGCTTATTCCCGGCAAAGTCGGTACGGTATCCGGCCTGATCACCGGCCTGGCCTTCGGTCTCGGCGCCTTGGGCGCGGTCGCCCTGGGCGGCTTGATCGACGTGATCAAGCTGCGGCCGGTGATGGAGCTTGTGAGCTATCTGCCGCTGATCGGCCTGCTGACGTTCTTCCTGCCGCGGGACCGTACGCTGAAGGAATGGTCTTCCGAATCCGGAAACGCGTGACCGCCTGAGAACCTAACCG containing:
- a CDS encoding ECF transporter S component; translation: MSKGLKLTDILVTVVIAVVFAVIYRLWGDVYNVLKIPGLQLEQLGYGMWFIAGTVAFLILRKPGVAFLAEAAAASGEMIMGSQYGVEAFTYGLVQGLLAELVFAAAGYKRHTALIAGLAGAASGVGSIVYDYFKLYLAELQSWNLMLYIVFRLVGAFVITGPLAYVIVKALEKTGVTQLVRPASSLDYQALDRKKTL
- a CDS encoding MFS transporter → MQLQTGAAAGPAAKPAPQPDVRPTLFRILFAISLVHLFNDTIQSVIPAILPIIKDSMQLSYMQAGIIVFALNMTASVMQPVVGLYSDRKPMPYMLPLGMGLTFFGVLGLALAPNYALVLVSVLLIGLGSAVFHPEGSRVAYMAGGSRRGLAQSIFQVGGNTGQSLASIMTALVFVPLGQFGAIWFTAVAGLAIVVQMYISRWYAGYLKAHPRPAKSAAARRIDPLRSRLIKFAVGMLIFLVFARSWYHAGITIYYPFYLMDKFTITLERAQLFIFLFTAAGVLSTFLGGPISDKIGRRNVIFFSMLGSAPLALVLPYANEFWTYVILLVNGFIILSSFSVTVVYAQELIPGKVGTVSGLITGLAFGLGALGAVALGGLIDVIKLRPVMELVSYLPLIGLLTFFLPRDRTLKEWSSESGNA
- the asd gene encoding archaetidylserine decarboxylase (Phosphatidylserine decarboxylase is synthesized as a single chain precursor. Generation of the pyruvoyl active site from a Ser is coupled to cleavage of a Gly-Ser bond between the larger (beta) and smaller (alpha chains). It is an integral membrane protein.) translates to MKISFFRLLTELSSRKSVSQLTGAFAKSRASRSLIPRFAKTYGIPLEDAEKAVHEYVSLNDFFTRRLKSGLRPIDASPETMVSPVDALITGMGPIKEGSILNVKGQDYTIEELLNHSPRMINYKNGFYYVLYLSPTDYHRIHSPVDGTIIEKEHVPGKVYPVNDFGLKHMRRVLSRNERLITYVEHEGGEVAVVKVGALNVASIQYVAPLPDLLERGGELAYFEFGSTVVLLTETGTFESRSDLQVGSKVRMGEKLGSFKRRG